The genomic region TGGCGGCAAGACGATCAAGGAACGTTCGACCTTTGCCCGCGAAGTGGTGACCGCCATGCGCGCGGCCGTCGGCCCGGACTTCCCGATCATCCTGCGTGTCAGCCAATGGAAACAGCAGGACTTTACCGCCCGCCTTGCTTATACGCCTGATGAAATGACCGATTGGCTGGCCCCGCTGGTTGAGGCCGGAGTGGATATCATCCACGCATCGCAGCGTCGTTTCTGGGAACCGGAATTCCCCGAAATTGATGGCGAAAAGGGCCTGAACTTTGCCGGTTGGGCGAAAAAACTGACCGGGGCGGCCACCATTTCGGTCGGCTCTGTCGGCCTGTCATCCGACTTCATCGGCGCGTTCACCGGCGAAGCATCGCAAAAGGCCAGCCTGGATGAGCTGATCAATCGCATGGAAAAGGGCGAGTTTGACCTGATCGCGGTTGGCCGCGCGCTTCTGAGCGACGCGCAGTGGGCCAACAAGGTCAAAAACGGCGCCTATGATCAGTTGGAAGACTTCAACGCCTCTGCCCTGGCAGAACTCGCGTAAGTTAACACCGATCACAAACACAAAAAAAGTAGCCCGCCGAACCATCGGCGGGCTGTTGTTCTTTTAGTCCTGTTTGAAACAACGGCGAAAGCCGTCTTCAACCGACAACGGGGGCTTCCACCCCAAAAGCCTTTCTGCTTTGGTGATATCAACCTGCAGCGACCCCAGAAGACGCTGCGCCATTGCCTTTTTGCCTAGTATCTTGGCCCCGAACATCAAACAGAATTCCGGCACGGGTATCAACCAAACAGGCTTGCGCATGGCTGTCGCGACCCCGCGCAAAAGCTGCGTCGTCGAAATATCCTGCCCATCGCCCGCCAAAAAAACCTGATTGGCAGCATCGGGATGGGCCATGCAAGTCACGATCAGATCGACCAGATTATCAAGTGCCACCAGCGACCGCCGGTTATGAATTGCCCCCAAAGGCAGTGGTATTCCCTTGTCAATAAGCCGGATCATACTGGCGAAGTTGCCTTTCACCCCGGGCCCGTAGACCAGTGGCGGGCGAATGACCACAACCTCCATCCCGGCTTCGAAGGCAAGCTGGAAAAGTCCCTGTTCTGCTTCACGCTTGGAGATACCGTAATCATCTTTGGGCGCTGGATCATCATCGGCTGTAAAGGGCTGCCCCTTTGATGTTTCCTCGCCGTTCACCTTGATCGAACTGATGAAGACAAATCGTCTGATACCGGCCTCTGCGGCCTGCCGCGCAAGATTAAGTGTCCCATCGACATTTACCCGCCGGTATTCGCGCAGCGGATCAGTCGCGGTATCTTTCATCACATGTGCGCGGGCGGCGGCATGAATAACGACGGTTTGGCCGCGAACAGCGTCAGACCAATCAGTATTGCCATCCAATTCAGGCACTTGAACAATGCGCCCGGCCGGCACTTCAACAGGGCGACGGACAGCAGCAGTGAGTTCGTTATCCGAACGCTGCGTTAAAATTTCACCCAATCGCGAGCCGAGGAAACCGGTTGCCCCCGTCAGTAATACTTTCATGAAACCTTGTTCTCTTAGGGTCCAAACGACGTTGATGGAAGCTAAAGCCAAAAGAACAGGTGCGAAAGTTATTTCCGCTCTCTTTACGCACCAAGATCGGCATTTTAAATGATCGGCGGTCTGAATGCGTCAGATAATCTGAAACATCAAAATCACGGTGCCGAGGGTCATGCCAAGGGCGGCCAGCATCAAAAGGCCATCGCTGACCAGGATCGCCAAGCCAAAGGCGGCAATGGCGCTCATCGGGGCGATGGCGGCAAAGGGGACAAGCTCAAACATCGGCATCGACAGCGACAGGATCAAGCACATAAGTGCTGCGATCCGCACGGCAACCCCGCTGATCAGGCTTTCAAACCGCCCGCCGAACCAGCGATCCATGCGCTTGGCCACCGGGTCGATCTTTTCCAGCCCTGTGCGGACTTTATCGCCAGAAATCTCGCGCTCTGCCAGAAAATCGGGCAGCCATAAATGCGTGCGTCCGATGATGATTTGCAGGGAAAACACGGCAACGAGTGCGGCCAGAAAGGTCGGCGCAAACGGAATGCCGCCAATCGGCGACACACCAATCAGAGCCGGCACCAACAGGAACGGCCCCTGACTGCGTTGTCCAAGCTCGGCGACAATATCGCCGACCGAAACGCGGTTGTCTTTGGCTGCGCGATCACCGATACGCGCTACGATATCCTCTACCGATGCATTTTTGGGTTTGGTCATGCGACGCACTTTTCGCGATGGATATGAATAATATGCATAGCCAAGAAACGTCTGACGTGCCGGGTTGTTTCCAACCAATTTGCGCCAGAACAATGCATGGCACCGGCCACTATGCTTGGATGGTCAGATGACACAGCTTGATCTCGATAAACTGAAAAGCACCCTTGCCGCCCGCACCCCCGGCCCGTTTCATTTCCATGAAATCTATGGGCAGGGCTGGGATGCGCTTTATATCGGCGACAAGGTCAAACTCGGCCACGCGTTCCTGAATGCCGTGCGCGCCGGAAAACTTCCCGGCGTGATCGATACCGGCACCAAGAAAGGCGGCGGGCGGTTATATCTGTGGAAACCGCGCGGGGCTTAGCGCAAATCTTTGGGCAGGATGTGAACACCGTTTTCATCAAGGCGGATTTCATCAACCTTGGTCACATGTTCCACCGACAGAACATCATACAAATGCGGGAACAGGGTGCCACCACGCGCCGGTTCCCACTTGATCTTGGCCGCAATCGGCGCGACCGGCACGCGCAAAAGTTTCAAGTGATCGCGCCCGGCATAATGCAGCGCAAGCGTTGCGGCCAGCGTATCCTGGGTCGAGAAATGGATAAAGCCATCGGCAATATCATGCGGCGCACCGTCATATTGTCCGGCACTGAGCGCTTCTGCCCATTCATCCGAACCCAATACGCGATAGATCATGTCATCAGTTGTATTTGTCATGGCGGGAATTTAGGCAGACGCAACCAAAACGGCAAGCCTATTTCATCTGATCCCTAAGCCAGCCCAAAAGCTTCGCATGGCGTTCCGTCTTGGAAAATTCCGGACTGCAGACCAGCCAATAGGCCGATTTCATGGGAACCGCAGGACCAACCGGTGCAAGAAACCCTTGCGCGATATCGCCTTCAATCAGAAGGGTTCGGCCAAGCCCGATGCCCATGCCGTTGATTGCCGCCTGCAACACCAGATCGGCACGATCAAAGGCCAATGCCTTGCGATCCGCATCAAGGCTTAAACCGGCCTTCGCGCAGTAATAGCCCCAGCTGAAATCCGTGCCATCGCGCTCCCCCACCGCATCCTTAAGCAAGGCAACGTCAGGATCGCCAAGAATGTCTTGAAGCCCCCTGCCCCCGCCGACATAGCCCGGACGGGCGACCGGTACGATCGCTGCCTTTTTAAGCAAGCTGGAATGCAAACCGGGATAGGGCCCGGCACCAAAGCGAATGGCGGCATCCATCGTGCCCTTTGCGAAATCCACCGGCCGGTCATTGACATCCAAGGCAATCTCAAGCCCCGCCTGCTGGGCACTCGCCAGATTGGGCAACACCCATTTCATCGCCAATGCTGATGCCACCGACAGGCGCACCGTGCCTTCTGTCCGGAATTTTTCCAGCCGGTCAAACGCCCCGTCCCAGACACCCACCGTTTCAAGCGCCGCCGCACACAGCACCCGGCCATATTCGGTCGGCGTGATCTGGCGCGTGGTGCGCTCAAACAACGCAAAGCCAAGCGCCTCTTCAAGCTGGGTGATGCGGTGACTGATGGCCGATTGATGCACACCAAGCTTTTCGGCCGCCTTGCTGAAACTGTTTTCACGCGCAATGGCGGCCAGAACCGGGGCCAGCGGGATCACCCGCGCCATCAGATCCGCCCGCGACATTTCATGAGATTTCTTCATCTATATATGAGTCCAGAATCCCTGATATACGGATTATATTCGCTGAAACACAGATTTTAGCAGGAATACAGATATGAGTACATCTCAAGAAAAAACCCATACCGTCCCGGTCCAGATCGTCAATGCGTTTGTGAAAAACGGAACGGGTGGCAACCCGGCCGGTGTCGTGCTTGATGCCGACCAATATAGCGAGGCGCAAAAGCTTTTGATCGCGCAGAAAGTCGGCCTGTCGGAAACCGCCTTTGTCTCGAAATCCGAGACCTGTGGCATCAAACTTGATTTCTTTACGCCCAACAAGCGTATCGCCCATTGCGGGCATGCGACCATCGCCACCTTTTCCTATCTCGCCGAAATTGGCCGCTTTGCCGATGGCGAGACCTCCAAGGAAACCGTCGATGGCCCGCGCAAGATCATCCTGGAAAACGGCATGGCCTATATGGAGCAACTGGCCCCGACCTACACCCCGGCAACCGACTGGGTTGATCACGGTGTCACGCTTGAGGATGTCCTGAATTCACTGTCAATCTCTGAGGATGATCTCGATGTCCGTGCCCGCCCGGTTCTGGTCAATACTGGCAATAACTTCATCGTCGTCGCGGTCAAGGACCAAGCCACACTTCAAAACATCACACCCGATCAGGACGCCATCAACGCGATCAGCGAGAAGCTGGATCTGATCGGCTATTACATCTTCACCACCGACACCGGTGACGCAGGTGATGCCGGGATTGACGCCACCACCCGCATGTTCGCCCCGCGCTATGGCATCGAAGAAGAAGCCGCCACCGGCATGGCCGCCGGCCCGCTGGCCTGCGTGCTCCATGATGTGCTCGCAATCAAAAAGGACACGTTCCTGATCGCCCAAGGCGCATTCATGGCCGAACCCTCCCCCAGCCAGATCAAGGTCACGCTAAACCTCAAAGACGGCCGCATCACCGGCCTGATGGCCGGCGGCAAAGGCAAGGTGATGAAAAGCCTTGAGATCACGATCTAGGATCTAGGATCAAGCCCACCAAACACCCTGCCTGTAAAGCTTGTGCCATGTTGTGGGTGCAAGCTTTACAATTTTACCCAAAGGTATATTTAAAACCCACAACAGACCAAAACTGGGATATTTTACCCGTAGGTAAACATGTATTGATTTCCGCACAGCAATCACCTATATTTACCCAAAGGTAAATTTGGAGGATGCTGTGCTTATCACTCACTTGGATCAGCTTGGCCCGGAAATCCGCAAGGCGCGCAAGGCGCTTGGCCTGTCGCAGACCGACCTGTCGCTCGCCACCGGCTTGAGCATCAAGTTCCTCAGCCAGCTTGAGACCGGCAAGGCCGACAATCCGAGTTTTGCCAACATCCTGGATATCATCCGCGCCCTTGGCGGTCAGGTGATGCTTGATTGGTCGGATATACCGACTGAAACCGATCCCGGCCAAAGCAACGGAGACCGGGCATGACCAAAACCCTTCTGGTGCTTGCCAACGGCCGGGATCAGGTTGGCGTTTTGCGCTCTGATGCGCGCGGCTATATGTCCTTTGAATACGACAAAGGCTGGCTTTCAAATCCGGCGGCCTATCCGGTTTCGCAAAGCATCCCGCTACAGCCCGGCACGTTTGACCATCAATCAATCGAACCATTTTTTGACGGCCTTTTGCCCGATAAAAAGGATGTCCGCCGCCAGATCGGTGCATTGTTTGACGTTGCCCCGACAGATGAATTCGGCATTCTTGAACATATCGGGCGCGATTGCGCCGGGGCCTTGATGCTGGTGCCAGACGCCCCCTCGTTTTCCTCGGAAGACCATC from Thalassospira indica harbors:
- a CDS encoding UDP-glucose 4-epimerase family protein, with product MKVLLTGATGFLGSRLGEILTQRSDNELTAAVRRPVEVPAGRIVQVPELDGNTDWSDAVRGQTVVIHAAARAHVMKDTATDPLREYRRVNVDGTLNLARQAAEAGIRRFVFISSIKVNGEETSKGQPFTADDDPAPKDDYGISKREAEQGLFQLAFEAGMEVVVIRPPLVYGPGVKGNFASMIRLIDKGIPLPLGAIHNRRSLVALDNLVDLIVTCMAHPDAANQVFLAGDGQDISTTQLLRGVATAMRKPVWLIPVPEFCLMFGAKILGKKAMAQRLLGSLQVDITKAERLLGWKPPLSVEDGFRRCFKQD
- a CDS encoding exopolysaccharide biosynthesis protein, whose protein sequence is MTKPKNASVEDIVARIGDRAAKDNRVSVGDIVAELGQRSQGPFLLVPALIGVSPIGGIPFAPTFLAALVAVFSLQIIIGRTHLWLPDFLAEREISGDKVRTGLEKIDPVAKRMDRWFGGRFESLISGVAVRIAALMCLILSLSMPMFELVPFAAIAPMSAIAAFGLAILVSDGLLMLAALGMTLGTVILMFQII
- a CDS encoding DUF1413 domain-containing protein, producing the protein MTQLDLDKLKSTLAARTPGPFHFHEIYGQGWDALYIGDKVKLGHAFLNAVRAGKLPGVIDTGTKKGGGRLYLWKPRGA
- a CDS encoding DUF952 domain-containing protein; translated protein: MTNTTDDMIYRVLGSDEWAEALSAGQYDGAPHDIADGFIHFSTQDTLAATLALHYAGRDHLKLLRVPVAPIAAKIKWEPARGGTLFPHLYDVLSVEHVTKVDEIRLDENGVHILPKDLR
- a CDS encoding LysR family transcriptional regulator — translated: MKKSHEMSRADLMARVIPLAPVLAAIARENSFSKAAEKLGVHQSAISHRITQLEEALGFALFERTTRQITPTEYGRVLCAAALETVGVWDGAFDRLEKFRTEGTVRLSVASALAMKWVLPNLASAQQAGLEIALDVNDRPVDFAKGTMDAAIRFGAGPYPGLHSSLLKKAAIVPVARPGYVGGGRGLQDILGDPDVALLKDAVGERDGTDFSWGYYCAKAGLSLDADRKALAFDRADLVLQAAINGMGIGLGRTLLIEGDIAQGFLAPVGPAVPMKSAYWLVCSPEFSKTERHAKLLGWLRDQMK
- a CDS encoding PhzF family phenazine biosynthesis protein, with the translated sequence MSTSQEKTHTVPVQIVNAFVKNGTGGNPAGVVLDADQYSEAQKLLIAQKVGLSETAFVSKSETCGIKLDFFTPNKRIAHCGHATIATFSYLAEIGRFADGETSKETVDGPRKIILENGMAYMEQLAPTYTPATDWVDHGVTLEDVLNSLSISEDDLDVRARPVLVNTGNNFIVVAVKDQATLQNITPDQDAINAISEKLDLIGYYIFTTDTGDAGDAGIDATTRMFAPRYGIEEEAATGMAAGPLACVLHDVLAIKKDTFLIAQGAFMAEPSPSQIKVTLNLKDGRITGLMAGGKGKVMKSLEITI
- a CDS encoding helix-turn-helix domain-containing protein; its protein translation is MLITHLDQLGPEIRKARKALGLSQTDLSLATGLSIKFLSQLETGKADNPSFANILDIIRALGGQVMLDWSDIPTETDPGQSNGDRA